From a single Azospirillum fermentarium genomic region:
- a CDS encoding fused response regulator/phosphatase, whose translation MSDTLSSLADSLILVVDDEAVNRLVIENLLRQGGFSSVVSVDSGEAALDFITRAQPACILLDVVMAGIDGLEVCRRLRTDPRFAYTPIIIQTVMSKPEDRRAAFAAGASDVVAKPYDPAELEARVRVHLSNALSSGGLMAYRAHMEAELAEARLLSEAVLPHPTTLERMAERGVRLDAYYHPCSAIGGDYWNCWTAGPDQIALMVGDVSGHGVSAALRMFAFHTLLTPPPPFSADLDATAAHLDRRLYAFGREKGQYVAGVYGLFDTARRVFRFIGGGLRHGFILHGQRSGPPRLDSVSLSGVPFGMTPHMPRDTREIVLGTDDTLIVYSDALVECDPGGPGDVSAPRDEEELAAWIETALPAGFVGESLAGWLGQRFFDRFGPRINDDMLIVTASLTG comes from the coding sequence ATGTCCGACACCCTGTCATCCCTGGCCGATTCCCTGATTCTCGTGGTCGATGACGAAGCGGTCAACCGCCTGGTCATTGAAAACCTGCTGCGCCAAGGCGGCTTCTCGTCGGTGGTGTCCGTGGACAGCGGGGAAGCGGCGCTGGATTTCATCACGCGCGCACAGCCGGCCTGCATCCTTCTGGACGTGGTGATGGCCGGCATCGACGGGCTGGAGGTCTGCCGGCGGCTGCGGACCGACCCCCGCTTCGCCTATACCCCGATCATCATCCAGACGGTGATGAGCAAGCCCGAGGACCGCCGGGCCGCGTTCGCCGCCGGGGCGTCGGACGTGGTGGCCAAACCCTATGACCCGGCGGAACTGGAGGCGCGGGTGCGGGTACACCTGTCCAACGCGCTGTCATCGGGCGGCCTGATGGCCTACCGCGCCCATATGGAAGCGGAACTGGCCGAGGCCCGCCTGCTGAGCGAAGCCGTGCTGCCCCACCCCACGACGCTGGAACGCATGGCCGAACGGGGCGTCCGCCTCGATGCCTATTACCACCCGTGCTCGGCCATCGGCGGCGATTATTGGAATTGCTGGACCGCCGGGCCGGATCAGATTGCCCTGATGGTGGGCGATGTGTCGGGCCATGGGGTATCGGCGGCGCTGCGGATGTTCGCGTTCCACACGCTGCTGACCCCGCCGCCGCCGTTCTCCGCCGATCTGGATGCCACCGCGGCGCATCTGGACCGGCGGCTGTACGCCTTCGGCCGGGAAAAGGGGCAGTATGTGGCAGGGGTTTATGGGCTGTTCGACACCGCCCGCCGGGTTTTCCGCTTCATCGGCGGCGGGTTGCGCCACGGCTTCATCCTGCATGGCCAGCGGTCCGGCCCCCCGCGGCTGGACAGTGTGTCCCTGTCGGGGGTGCCGTTCGGCATGACACCCCATATGCCCCGCGACACGCGGGAAATCGTGCTGGGCACGGACGATACCTTGATCGTCTACAGCGATGCGCTGGTGGAATGCGACCCCGGCGGCCCCGGCGACGTCTCCGCGCCACGGGACGAAGAGGAACTGGCCGCGTGGATCGAGACGGCGCTGCCTGCCGGATTTGTGGGCGAAAGCCTGGCGGGATGGCTGGGGCAACGCTTCTTCGACCGTTTCGGGCCGCGCATCAACGACGACATGCTGATCGTCACCGCCAGCCTGACGGGCTGA
- a CDS encoding ABC transporter ATP-binding protein, producing the protein MAPINGSTVAIDLKDVSIGYGADAPPVLAGVTLAIERGSFVAIVGPSGVGKSTLLRVVAGLHGARTGHVDIHAPERPDRRPVALVFQDARLMPWRRVQKNVEFGLEGLPVPKTARADRAAAALRLVHLDGYGRRWPYELSGGQRQRVGIARALAVEPDILLMDEPFGALDAITRRNLQEELRRIHQETGKTILFVTHDIEEAVHLADRILLLGGNSTGGGPARIVRDFANTPGSDGNAFHDQVSQVRGGLADNYSI; encoded by the coding sequence ATGGCGCCGATAAACGGATCGACGGTCGCAATCGACCTCAAGGACGTCTCCATCGGCTATGGCGCCGACGCGCCGCCGGTGCTGGCGGGGGTGACGCTGGCCATCGAGCGCGGCAGCTTCGTCGCCATTGTCGGCCCGTCGGGCGTGGGCAAATCCACCCTGCTGCGGGTGGTCGCCGGCCTGCACGGCGCCCGCACCGGGCATGTGGACATCCACGCCCCCGAACGGCCCGACCGCCGCCCGGTGGCGCTGGTGTTCCAGGACGCCCGGCTGATGCCGTGGCGCCGGGTGCAGAAGAACGTGGAATTCGGGCTGGAGGGGCTGCCCGTGCCCAAGACCGCCCGTGCCGACCGCGCCGCGGCGGCACTGCGGCTGGTGCATCTCGACGGCTATGGCCGCCGCTGGCCCTATGAACTGTCGGGCGGGCAGCGCCAGCGGGTGGGCATCGCCCGCGCCCTGGCGGTGGAGCCGGACATCCTGCTGATGGACGAGCCGTTCGGGGCGCTGGACGCCATCACCCGCCGGAACCTGCAGGAAGAGCTGCGCCGCATCCACCAGGAAACCGGCAAGACCATCCTGTTCGTCACCCACGATATCGAAGAGGCGGTGCATCTGGCCGACCGCATCCTGCTGCTGGGCGGCAACAGCACCGGCGGCGGCCCGGCCCGCATCGTGCGCGATTTCGCCAACACGCCCGGCAGCGACGGCAACGCGTTCCACGATCAGGTCAGTCAGGTGCGCGGTGGGCTGGCCGACAATTACAGCATCTGA
- a CDS encoding ABC transporter permease yields MKTQRAVILSALGVAVFLGLWEAMARSGFVPAGLLPSPSAVPPAFLAEVKRGMWQAMVLSSLSHYLKGLVIGSLLGIAFGAAAALWPVWDALQAWVVRMLRPIPSIAWIPFAIIWFGVSEQAASFLIALTVFWINYFASYAAVQGIDKDLIELGEAFGQGGLIPRVFKIVLPAAMPGILSGLRAGLGQGWMTVVAAELFGITGVGMRMQDASGMLATNIVVLYMVTIAVLYGVSDFIFMRVQGRVLAWRR; encoded by the coding sequence ATGAAAACCCAGCGCGCGGTGATTCTCTCCGCGCTGGGTGTGGCGGTCTTCCTGGGTCTTTGGGAAGCCATGGCCCGCAGCGGATTCGTCCCTGCGGGCCTTCTGCCGTCCCCCAGCGCCGTTCCGCCCGCCTTCCTGGCGGAGGTGAAGCGGGGCATGTGGCAGGCCATGGTGCTGTCCAGCCTGTCCCATTACCTGAAGGGGCTGGTGATCGGCTCGCTTCTGGGCATCGCCTTCGGCGCCGCGGCGGCGCTGTGGCCGGTGTGGGATGCGCTGCAGGCGTGGGTGGTGCGCATGCTGCGGCCCATCCCGTCCATCGCCTGGATCCCGTTCGCCATCATCTGGTTCGGGGTCAGCGAACAGGCGGCGTCGTTTCTGATCGCGCTCACGGTGTTCTGGATCAACTATTTCGCCAGCTACGCCGCGGTGCAGGGCATCGACAAGGATCTGATCGAACTGGGCGAAGCGTTCGGCCAGGGCGGGCTGATCCCGCGGGTGTTCAAGATCGTGCTGCCCGCCGCCATGCCCGGCATCCTGTCGGGCCTGCGCGCGGGCTTGGGCCAGGGCTGGATGACGGTGGTGGCCGCCGAGCTGTTCGGCATCACCGGGGTCGGCATGCGGATGCAGGACGCATCGGGCATGCTCGCCACCAACATCGTGGTCCTCTACATGGTCACCATCGCCGTCCTGTACGGCGTGTCCGACTTCATCTTCATGCGCGTGCAGGGGCGGGTGCTGGCATGGCGCCGATAA
- a CDS encoding ABC transporter substrate-binding protein, translated as MLKTWKTAAAAVALALVTAAPAARAAEALKLEIGYIPILAAAPLFVLEGEGWAKKEGFELKLTRFESGPAGIQALAAGKIDMLYAGVAPVIVAKSKGVDVAVVANSGMEEMTVVSRGPLADASDGVPAADAFKAFFAKNGRKAKIGTQPPGSVPNTTLQHWLSKMAKVDPALVEIVPMGIEKTQQALMAGALDAATIREPTVTIVRQADPKSAIMALGGDMFPQQPGTVVAAHGSVIKNHADALTRFVALHVKAVDTVTANPKRTAELANEYLGKGLVEPAVLESAIASPASKFDADPHTILEPSRKMQAYQEELGTAEPGIAVDQAFDFRFYDAAVKK; from the coding sequence ATGCTGAAGACGTGGAAAACCGCCGCCGCCGCGGTGGCCCTGGCCCTGGTGACCGCCGCCCCCGCCGCCCGTGCCGCCGAGGCGCTGAAGCTGGAGATCGGCTATATCCCGATCCTGGCCGCCGCCCCGCTGTTCGTGCTGGAGGGTGAGGGCTGGGCCAAGAAGGAAGGCTTCGAGCTGAAGCTGACCCGCTTCGAATCCGGCCCCGCCGGCATCCAGGCGCTGGCCGCCGGCAAGATCGACATGCTCTATGCCGGTGTCGCCCCGGTGATCGTCGCCAAATCCAAGGGCGTGGACGTGGCCGTGGTCGCCAATTCGGGCATGGAAGAGATGACCGTGGTCAGCCGCGGCCCGCTGGCCGATGCGTCGGACGGGGTGCCGGCGGCGGACGCCTTCAAGGCGTTCTTCGCCAAGAATGGGCGCAAGGCCAAGATCGGCACCCAGCCCCCCGGCTCGGTCCCCAACACCACGCTGCAGCATTGGCTGTCGAAGATGGCCAAGGTCGATCCCGCCCTGGTCGAGATCGTGCCGATGGGCATCGAGAAGACGCAGCAGGCGCTGATGGCCGGCGCGCTCGACGCCGCCACCATCCGCGAACCCACCGTCACCATCGTGCGTCAGGCCGATCCCAAGTCCGCCATCATGGCGCTGGGCGGCGACATGTTCCCGCAGCAGCCGGGCACCGTCGTGGCCGCCCACGGCTCGGTCATCAAGAACCACGCCGACGCGCTGACCCGCTTCGTCGCCCTGCACGTCAAGGCGGTGGACACCGTGACCGCGAACCCGAAGCGCACGGCGGAACTGGCCAACGAATACCTGGGCAAGGGTCTGGTGGAACCGGCGGTGCTGGAATCGGCCATCGCCTCCCCCGCCTCCAAGTTCGACGCCGACCCCCACACCATTCTGGAGCCGTCGCGCAAGATGCAGGCGTACCAGGAGGAACTGGGCACCGCCGAGCCGGGCATTGCGGTGGATCAGGCGTTCGACTTCCGCTTCTATGACGCGGCGGTGAAGAAATGA
- the cysC gene encoding adenylyl-sulfate kinase, which yields MPQTSQLRIVIVGHVDHGKSTLIGRLLNDTGSLPDGKVDQVQEMSRKRGMPFEWSFVMDALQAERDQGITIDTTQIHFKTAQRPYVIIDAPGHAEFLKNMVTGASQADAAILVIDAAEGALEQSRRHAFLLHLLGVRQVAVAVNKMDRVDFDEARFQAVEQEIRAYLGELGVTPTSVIPVAARHGDNIAGPSDKAPWYSGPTVVEALDAFMPSRAPLDQALRFPIQDVYKPDDRRILAGRIESGRLRVGDTLHFAPTGESATIITIEAWNHPETVLSAGAGQSIGITLDKRLFVERGHVGFHREQAPKLAHTLSVRLFWLVSRPLAVGDVLTLKIATSEHRVTVESITAVIDIEDLSATPGKIIHRNEVAEVVFRSRRPIPVDEASDLSRTGRGVLIDGYDVVGGCIVLEANEAAAATNLHAVDHAVTADERAAANGHKGGVLWFTGLSGAGKSTLAMALERVLFDRGWQVFVLDGDGVRGGLNAGLGFSLEDRAENIRRVAEAAKLFADAGMVVITSLISPLASDRARARAIGGERFHEVHVAADLATCEARDPKGLYAKARAGDIPDFTGISSPYEAPENPEVTIDTGTLPQADALATLVDYVERTFGANAATRRLA from the coding sequence ATGCCCCAAACTTCCCAACTGCGCATCGTCATCGTCGGCCACGTGGACCACGGCAAGTCCACCCTGATCGGCCGGCTGCTGAACGACACCGGGTCGCTGCCCGACGGCAAGGTCGATCAGGTCCAGGAAATGAGCCGCAAGCGCGGCATGCCCTTCGAATGGTCGTTCGTCATGGACGCGCTCCAGGCGGAACGCGATCAGGGCATCACCATCGACACCACCCAGATCCACTTCAAGACGGCCCAGCGCCCCTACGTCATCATCGACGCACCGGGCCACGCCGAGTTCCTGAAGAACATGGTGACCGGCGCGTCCCAGGCCGACGCCGCCATCCTGGTGATCGACGCCGCCGAAGGTGCCTTGGAACAGTCGCGCCGCCACGCCTTTCTGCTGCACCTCTTGGGCGTGCGCCAGGTGGCGGTGGCCGTCAACAAGATGGACCGGGTGGATTTCGACGAGGCCCGCTTCCAGGCCGTGGAACAGGAAATCCGCGCCTATCTGGGCGAGCTGGGCGTCACTCCCACCTCGGTGATCCCGGTGGCCGCCCGCCACGGCGACAACATCGCCGGCCCGTCGGACAAGGCCCCGTGGTACAGCGGCCCGACGGTGGTGGAGGCGCTGGACGCCTTCATGCCGTCGCGCGCCCCGCTGGACCAGGCGCTGCGCTTCCCCATCCAGGACGTGTACAAGCCCGACGACCGCCGCATCCTGGCGGGCCGCATCGAAAGCGGGCGCCTGCGCGTCGGCGACACGCTGCACTTCGCCCCCACGGGGGAAAGTGCCACCATCATCACCATCGAAGCCTGGAACCATCCTGAGACGGTGCTGTCCGCAGGTGCCGGCCAGTCCATCGGCATCACGCTGGACAAGCGCCTGTTCGTGGAGCGCGGCCACGTCGGCTTCCACCGGGAACAGGCGCCCAAGCTGGCGCACACCCTGTCGGTGCGGCTGTTCTGGCTGGTGTCCCGCCCGCTGGCGGTGGGCGACGTGCTGACGCTGAAGATCGCCACGTCCGAGCACCGGGTGACCGTGGAGTCCATCACCGCCGTCATCGACATCGAGGATCTGTCGGCCACGCCGGGCAAGATCATCCACCGCAACGAGGTGGCGGAGGTGGTGTTCCGCAGCCGCCGCCCGATCCCGGTGGACGAGGCGTCGGACCTGTCGCGCACCGGCCGCGGCGTGCTGATCGACGGCTACGACGTGGTTGGCGGCTGCATCGTGCTGGAAGCCAACGAAGCGGCGGCGGCGACTAACCTGCACGCGGTGGACCACGCGGTGACGGCGGACGAACGCGCCGCCGCCAACGGCCACAAGGGCGGCGTCCTGTGGTTCACCGGCCTGTCCGGGGCCGGCAAGTCCACGCTGGCCATGGCGCTGGAACGGGTGCTGTTCGACCGCGGCTGGCAGGTGTTCGTGCTGGACGGCGACGGGGTGCGGGGCGGCCTGAACGCCGGCCTGGGCTTCTCGCTGGAAGACCGGGCGGAGAACATCCGCCGGGTGGCCGAAGCCGCCAAGCTGTTCGCCGACGCCGGCATGGTGGTCATCACCTCCCTCATCTCCCCGCTGGCGTCCGACCGGGCGCGGGCGCGGGCCATCGGCGGCGAACGGTTCCACGAGGTGCATGTGGCCGCCGACCTCGCCACCTGCGAAGCGCGCGATCCAAAGGGGCTTTACGCCAAGGCCCGCGCGGGCGACATTCCCGACTTCACCGGCATCTCCTCCCCCTACGAAGCGCCGGAGAACCCCGAGGTCACCATCGACACGGGCACGCTGCCCCAGGCCGATGCGCTGGCCACCCTGGTGGATTACGTGGAGCGGACGTTCGGCGCCAACGCCGCCACGCGCCGTCTGGCGTAA
- the cysD gene encoding sulfate adenylyltransferase subunit CysD, which translates to MNDLDQLESQSIYILREAYHSIDRMALLWSIGKDSNALLWLCRKAFFGRVPFPVVQLDTDMELPEVYEFRDRIAREWDLDLRVEHCPPESEMDPTLPPNTRAAARKTVGLRNLLDHGGYQGVVVGIRRDEQATRAKERIFSPRTLDGAWDVKDQPAEFWDHYKTRFAEGTHVRIHPLLAWTEMDIWRYSKREDIPIVPLYFSRNGKRYRSLGEKNITFPVDSNASTIDEIIAELAVTRVSERAGRTMDNESEDSFERLRSSGYM; encoded by the coding sequence ATGAACGATCTCGACCAGCTTGAAAGCCAGAGCATCTACATCCTGCGCGAAGCCTATCATTCGATCGACCGAATGGCGCTGCTCTGGTCGATCGGCAAGGATTCCAACGCGCTGCTGTGGCTGTGCCGCAAGGCGTTCTTCGGACGCGTGCCGTTCCCGGTGGTCCAGCTCGACACCGACATGGAACTGCCGGAGGTGTACGAGTTCCGCGACCGCATCGCCCGGGAATGGGATCTCGACCTGCGCGTCGAGCATTGCCCGCCGGAAAGCGAGATGGACCCCACCCTGCCCCCCAACACCCGTGCTGCGGCCCGCAAGACGGTGGGCCTGCGCAACCTGCTGGATCACGGCGGGTATCAGGGCGTGGTGGTCGGCATCCGCCGCGACGAGCAGGCGACCCGCGCGAAGGAACGCATCTTCTCCCCCCGCACGCTGGACGGCGCGTGGGACGTGAAGGACCAGCCGGCGGAATTCTGGGACCATTACAAGACCCGCTTCGCCGAGGGAACCCACGTCCGCATCCACCCGCTGCTGGCCTGGACCGAAATGGACATCTGGCGCTATTCCAAGCGCGAGGACATTCCCATCGTCCCGCTGTACTTCTCCCGCAACGGCAAGCGCTACCGCTCGCTGGGCGAGAAGAACATCACCTTCCCGGTGGACTCCAACGCCTCCACCATCGACGAGATCATTGCCGAACTGGCCGTCACCCGCGTGTCCGAACGCGCCGGCCGCACCATGGACAATGAATCCGAAGACTCCTTCGAGCGCCTGCGCAGCTCGGGCTACATGTAA
- a CDS encoding phosphoadenylyl-sulfate reductase, whose product MPPSHTSSFDAEAAADLTRRYGHLDGAALLRAVAHEVFPGRLAVVSSFGTESAVLLSLVAEADPAIPVLFLDTGKMFGETLRYRDTLTGHLGLTDVRTIRPDAADLAGADADGLLFQRDADACCHIRKTLPLDRALDGFDGWITGRKRFQASTRAALPLFEADGGRVKLNPLASWDRERLDAEFARRALPRHPLEEDGFLSIGCYTCTERVAPGADPRSGRWAGQAKTECGIHVSRLSSPTASAPASLDA is encoded by the coding sequence ATGCCGCCGTCCCACACCTCTTCTTTCGACGCCGAGGCTGCCGCCGACCTGACGCGGCGCTATGGGCACCTGGACGGTGCGGCCCTGCTGCGGGCCGTGGCGCACGAGGTGTTTCCGGGCCGTCTGGCCGTCGTCTCGTCCTTCGGCACCGAATCCGCGGTGCTGCTGTCCCTGGTGGCCGAGGCCGACCCGGCGATCCCGGTGCTGTTCCTCGACACCGGCAAGATGTTCGGCGAGACCCTGCGCTACCGCGACACGCTGACGGGGCACCTGGGGCTGACCGACGTGCGGACCATCCGGCCCGATGCCGCCGATCTGGCGGGGGCCGACGCCGACGGGCTGCTGTTCCAGCGCGATGCGGACGCCTGCTGCCACATCCGCAAGACGCTGCCGCTCGACCGGGCGCTGGACGGGTTCGACGGGTGGATCACCGGCCGCAAGCGGTTCCAGGCGTCCACCCGCGCCGCCCTGCCCCTGTTCGAAGCCGACGGCGGGCGCGTGAAGCTGAACCCGCTGGCCTCCTGGGACCGGGAGCGCCTGGACGCGGAGTTCGCGCGCCGCGCCCTGCCCCGCCACCCGCTGGAAGAGGACGGGTTCCTGTCCATCGGCTGCTACACCTGTACCGAGCGCGTGGCGCCCGGTGCCGATCCCCGCTCCGGCCGCTGGGCCGGACAGGCCAAGACCGAATGCGGGATCCATGTATCCCGCCTCTCTTCCCCGACCGCCTCCGCCCCTGCCTCTCTCGACGCGTGA
- a CDS encoding DUF2849 domain-containing protein, protein MALQAITANRLRDGVVVWRAKDGAWVERLEDAAAFEPADAEQELAAARLDERENRIVGLYAFDVVVENGLPVPVKIRERLRGLGPSVRTDLGKQAPPPAAA, encoded by the coding sequence ATGGCGTTGCAGGCGATCACCGCCAACCGGCTGCGCGACGGCGTGGTGGTGTGGCGTGCCAAGGACGGTGCGTGGGTGGAGCGTCTGGAGGACGCCGCCGCGTTCGAACCGGCCGATGCGGAGCAGGAACTGGCAGCCGCCCGCCTGGACGAGCGGGAGAACCGCATCGTCGGCCTGTACGCTTTTGACGTGGTGGTTGAGAACGGCCTCCCCGTGCCTGTGAAAATCCGCGAACGGCTGCGCGGCCTCGGCCCCAGCGTCCGCACCGATCTCGGCAAGCAGGCGCCGCCGCCTGCCGCCGCCTGA
- a CDS encoding nitrite/sulfite reductase, with protein sequence MTHHATQPTAPANAPAHAGIYRYDAVDRQFVAERVAQFRDQVQRRLSGVLSEEEFRPLRLMNGLYLQLHAYMLRIAIPYGTLTGQQLRALAGIGRRYDKGYGHFTTRQNLQFNWIRLEDTPDILEALGAVDMHAIQTSGNCIRNVTTDQFAGVAADAVADPRVYAEILRQWSTLHPEFTFLPRKFKIAIIAGDHDRAVIRAHDVGVKVKTNEAGAIGFEVYVGGGLGRSPFLGQKTRDWVDEQDLIAYLEAVLRVYNRLGRRDNIYKARIKILLHQTGLAKFTEMVEEEFASLRGPRYHLDPAIVAEIRRHFAPPPYDDLAETAVDAVPGTAFARWLETNVAAHRQPGYAAVTVSLKPAGGIPGDATSDQMEVVADLADRFSFGEVRVTHAQNLVLPHVRRADLAEVFAALDAAGLGAANVGTIADIIACPGLDYCSLANARSIPLAQELSRRFADPERQKAIGDVSIKMSGCINACGHHHVASIGVLGVDKHGKEAYQLTLGGDPTLNAAIGDLLGPAMAEEEVADAVEKVVDLYLARREPGERFNDTLARLGRAAFKETVYAAG encoded by the coding sequence ATGACGCATCACGCAACCCAGCCCACCGCCCCGGCGAACGCCCCCGCCCACGCCGGCATCTACCGCTATGACGCGGTGGACCGCCAGTTCGTCGCCGAGCGGGTGGCCCAGTTCCGCGATCAGGTGCAGCGCCGCCTGTCCGGCGTGCTGAGCGAGGAGGAGTTCCGGCCGCTGCGGCTGATGAACGGCCTCTACCTCCAGCTTCACGCCTACATGCTGCGCATCGCCATCCCCTATGGCACCCTGACGGGGCAGCAGTTGCGGGCACTGGCCGGCATCGGGCGGCGGTACGACAAGGGCTACGGCCATTTCACCACCCGCCAGAACCTGCAGTTCAACTGGATCCGCCTGGAGGACACGCCCGACATCCTGGAGGCGCTGGGGGCGGTGGACATGCACGCCATCCAGACCAGCGGCAACTGCATCCGCAACGTCACCACCGACCAGTTCGCCGGGGTGGCGGCGGACGCCGTGGCCGACCCGCGGGTCTATGCCGAAATCCTGCGGCAATGGTCCACGCTGCACCCGGAATTCACCTTCCTGCCGCGGAAATTCAAGATCGCCATCATCGCCGGCGACCACGACCGCGCGGTCATCCGCGCCCACGACGTGGGCGTGAAGGTGAAGACGAACGAGGCCGGGGCCATCGGGTTCGAGGTCTATGTGGGCGGCGGCCTGGGCCGCTCGCCGTTCCTGGGGCAGAAGACCCGCGACTGGGTGGACGAGCAGGATCTCATCGCCTATCTGGAGGCGGTCTTGCGCGTCTACAACCGTCTGGGCCGGCGCGACAACATCTACAAGGCGCGCATCAAGATCCTGCTGCACCAGACCGGGCTGGCCAAGTTCACCGAGATGGTGGAGGAGGAGTTCGCCAGCCTGCGCGGCCCCCGCTACCATCTGGATCCGGCGATCGTCGCGGAGATCCGCCGCCATTTCGCCCCCCCGCCCTATGATGATCTGGCCGAAACCGCGGTGGACGCGGTACCGGGCACGGCGTTTGCCCGCTGGCTGGAAACCAACGTGGCCGCCCACCGCCAGCCGGGTTACGCCGCCGTCACCGTGTCGCTGAAGCCGGCGGGCGGCATCCCCGGCGATGCCACCTCGGACCAGATGGAGGTGGTGGCCGATCTGGCCGACCGCTTCAGCTTCGGCGAGGTCCGCGTCACCCACGCCCAGAATCTGGTGCTGCCCCATGTGCGCCGCGCCGATCTGGCCGAGGTGTTCGCGGCCCTGGACGCCGCCGGGCTGGGGGCGGCCAACGTCGGCACCATCGCCGACATCATCGCCTGCCCCGGCCTGGATTATTGCAGCCTCGCCAACGCCCGCTCCATCCCGCTGGCGCAGGAACTCTCCCGCCGTTTCGCCGACCCCGAGCGGCAAAAGGCCATCGGCGACGTGTCGATCAAGATGAGCGGCTGCATCAACGCCTGCGGCCATCACCATGTCGCCAGCATCGGCGTGCTGGGCGTGGACAAGCACGGCAAGGAAGCCTATCAGCTCACCCTGGGCGGCGACCCCACGCTGAACGCCGCCATCGGCGACCTGCTCGGCCCGGCGATGGCCGAGGAAGAGGTGGCGGACGCGGTGGAAAAGGTGGTGGATCTGTACCTCGCCCGCCGCGAACCCGGCGAACGCTTCAACGACACCCTGGCC